From one Pseudomonas sp. S35 genomic stretch:
- the urtE gene encoding urea ABC transporter ATP-binding subunit UrtE encodes MLQVDKLHQYYGGSHILRGLSFDVKIGEVTCLLGRNGVGKTTLLKCLMGLLPAKEGAVNWEGKAITGFKPHQRVHAGIAYVPQGREIFGRLTVEENLLMGLSRFPGSEAKEVPAFIYELFPVLLQMKHRRGGDLSGGQQQQLAIGRALASRPRLLILDEPTEGIQPSVIKEIGAVIKKLAAQGDMAILLVEQFYDFAAELADQYLVMSRGEIVQQGRGENMESEGVRGLVTI; translated from the coding sequence ATGCTGCAAGTCGACAAGCTGCACCAGTATTACGGCGGTAGCCACATCCTGCGCGGGCTCTCGTTTGACGTGAAGATCGGCGAAGTCACCTGCCTGCTCGGCCGTAACGGCGTGGGCAAGACCACCCTGCTCAAGTGCCTGATGGGCTTGCTGCCGGCCAAGGAAGGGGCGGTGAACTGGGAAGGCAAGGCCATCACCGGGTTCAAACCGCACCAGCGCGTGCACGCCGGTATCGCCTATGTGCCCCAGGGCCGGGAGATTTTCGGGCGGCTGACGGTGGAAGAAAACCTGTTGATGGGCCTTTCGCGCTTCCCAGGCTCCGAGGCCAAGGAAGTGCCGGCGTTTATCTACGAACTGTTCCCGGTGTTGCTGCAGATGAAGCATCGGCGCGGCGGCGACTTGTCCGGCGGCCAGCAGCAACAGTTGGCCATCGGCCGCGCCCTGGCCAGCCGCCCGCGCCTGTTGATCCTCGATGAGCCCACCGAAGGCATCCAACCTTCGGTGATCAAGGAGATCGGCGCCGTGATCAAAAAGCTCGCCGCGCAGGGCGATATGGCGATTCTGTTGGTGGAGCAGTTCTACGACTTCGCCGCCGAACTGGCCGACCAGTACCTGGTGATGTCCCGTGGTGAAATCGTGCAGCAAGGCCGTGGCGAAAATATGGAAAGCGAGGGTGTACGCGGCCTCGTAACCATCTAA
- the urtD gene encoding urea ABC transporter ATP-binding protein UrtD translates to MRNVMLEPIFDAGSGRDAIGIGQAAGKGLNTRHGTILTLEDISVSFDGFKALNNLNLYIGVGELRCIIGPNGAGKTTLMDVITGKTRPSHGNAWFGETLDLTSLSEVQIAQAGIGRKFQKPTVFEALSVFENLELAQKTDKSVWASLRARLSGEQKDRIDEVLDTIRLTASVHRPAGLLSHGQKQFLEIGMLLMQDPQLLLLDEPVAGMTDAETEFTAELFKRLAGKHSLMVVEHDMGFVGSIADHVTVLHQGSVLAEGSLEQVQENERVIEVYLGR, encoded by the coding sequence ATGAGGAACGTCATGCTTGAACCTATTTTCGACGCAGGCAGCGGCCGCGATGCCATCGGCATTGGCCAGGCGGCGGGCAAGGGCCTGAATACTCGCCACGGCACCATCCTGACCCTGGAAGACATCAGCGTCAGCTTTGATGGCTTCAAGGCGCTCAACAACCTCAACCTCTACATCGGCGTCGGTGAACTGCGCTGCATCATCGGCCCCAACGGCGCGGGCAAGACCACGCTGATGGACGTGATCACCGGCAAGACCCGGCCCAGCCACGGCAACGCCTGGTTCGGCGAAACCCTGGACCTGACCAGCCTGAGCGAAGTGCAGATCGCCCAGGCCGGCATCGGGCGCAAGTTCCAGAAGCCCACGGTGTTCGAAGCCCTCAGCGTGTTCGAAAACCTGGAGCTGGCGCAAAAAACCGACAAGTCGGTGTGGGCCAGCCTGCGTGCACGCCTGAGCGGCGAGCAGAAAGACCGGATTGATGAAGTGCTCGACACCATCCGCCTCACCGCCTCGGTGCATCGTCCCGCCGGGTTGCTGTCCCACGGCCAGAAGCAGTTCCTGGAAATTGGCATGCTGCTGATGCAAGACCCGCAACTGTTGCTGCTGGACGAACCGGTGGCAGGCATGACCGATGCCGAAACCGAATTCACCGCCGAACTGTTCAAACGCCTGGCGGGCAAGCATTCGCTGATGGTGGTGGAGCACGACATGGGCTTTGTCGGCTCGATTGCCGACCACGTGACCGTATTGCACCAGGGCAGTGTGTTGGCCGAAGGGTCGCTGGAACAAGTGCAGGAAAACGAGCGGGTGATCGAGGTTTATCTCGGTCGCTGA
- the urtC gene encoding urea ABC transporter permease subunit UrtC: protein MNQPLMLTAAQKAGPKATIAVGVIILILLLALPLCSLLSPENPLHVSAYTLTLVGKILCYAIVALALDLVWGYAGMLSLGHGLFFALGGYAMGMYLMRQASGSELPAFMTFLSWTELPWYWAGTDHFLWALCLVVLAPGLLALVFGFFAFRSRIKGVYFSIMTQALTFAGMLLFFRNETGFGGNNGFTNFRSILGFGITEPGTRAVLFLATVLLLVASLYIGWRLAQSKFGRVLTALRDAENRLMFCGYDPRGFKLFVWVLSAVLCGLAGALYVPQVGIINPSEMSPTNSIEAAVWVALGGRGTLIGPLLGAGVVNGMKSWFTVAFPEYWLFFLGALFIIVTLYLPKGVIGLLKK, encoded by the coding sequence ATGAACCAACCATTGATGCTGACGGCCGCGCAAAAGGCCGGCCCCAAGGCGACGATTGCCGTCGGCGTGATCATCCTGATCCTGCTGCTGGCCTTGCCGTTGTGCTCTCTGCTCTCGCCGGAAAACCCGCTGCATGTGTCGGCCTACACCCTCACGTTGGTGGGCAAGATCCTCTGCTACGCCATCGTCGCCCTGGCCCTGGACCTGGTGTGGGGCTACGCCGGGATGTTGTCCCTCGGCCACGGTTTGTTCTTCGCCCTCGGCGGTTATGCGATGGGCATGTACCTGATGCGCCAGGCGTCCGGCAGTGAATTGCCGGCGTTCATGACCTTTTTGTCGTGGACCGAACTGCCGTGGTATTGGGCCGGCACCGATCACTTCCTCTGGGCGCTGTGCCTGGTGGTGCTGGCGCCGGGGCTGCTGGCGTTGGTGTTCGGTTTCTTCGCCTTCCGTTCGCGGATCAAGGGCGTGTATTTCTCGATCATGACCCAGGCCCTGACCTTCGCCGGGATGCTGCTGTTCTTTCGCAACGAGACCGGGTTTGGCGGCAATAACGGCTTTACCAATTTCCGCAGCATCCTGGGTTTTGGCATTACCGAACCGGGCACGCGGGCGGTGTTGTTCCTGGCCACGGTGCTGTTGTTGGTCGCCAGCCTGTACATCGGCTGGCGCCTGGCGCAGAGCAAGTTCGGCCGGGTGCTGACCGCCCTGCGTGACGCCGAGAACCGCCTGATGTTCTGCGGCTACGACCCGCGCGGTTTCAAGCTGTTCGTGTGGGTGCTGAGCGCAGTGCTGTGCGGTCTGGCCGGCGCCTTGTACGTGCCGCAGGTGGGCATCATCAACCCCAGCGAAATGTCGCCGACCAACTCCATCGAAGCCGCCGTGTGGGTGGCCCTGGGCGGGCGCGGCACACTGATCGGCCCGTTGCTGGGCGCGGGCGTGGTCAATGGCATGAAGAGCTGGTTCACCGTGGCCTTCCCGGAATACTGGCTGTTCTTCCTCGGGGCGCTGTTCATCATCGTCACCTTGTATTTGCCCAAGGGCGTTATCGGCCTGCTGAAGAAATGA
- the urtB gene encoding urea ABC transporter permease subunit UrtB codes for MPTALTRYFLTLLLLLPLAAHASDAEDFLAANPTQQAKLLQDWAATPDPARIELVDALQQGQLTVNGQTKTVRLNNRLRGLIDNVQASQQLLAADPKVRLAAALTLQKSAQPAQLKFLDQQVAAETDEGVHTALSLALANLQLVDPDPVVRLAAVRLLGSTGDPLARTRLEALLAPGVETDAGVHTAAETSLAQVKRKLMFGEILGQAFSGMSLGSILLLAALGLAITFGLLGVINMAHGEMLMLGAYSTYMVQLMMQRYVPQAIEFYPLVALPVAFFVTAAIGMALERTVIRHLYGRPLETLLATWGISLMLIQLVRLVFGAQNVEVANPEWLSGGIQVLPNLVLPYNRIVIIAFALFVVVLTWLLLNKTRLGLNVRAVTQNRNMAACCGVPTGRVDMLAFGLGSGIAGLGGVALSQIGNVGPDLGQSYIIDSFLVVVLGGVGQLAGSVTAAFGLGIANKILEPQIGAVLGKILILALIILFIQKRPQGLFALKGRVID; via the coding sequence ATGCCCACTGCCCTCACACGCTACTTCCTGACGCTGCTGCTGTTGCTGCCCCTGGCCGCACACGCCAGCGACGCCGAAGACTTCCTCGCCGCCAACCCGACACAGCAAGCCAAGCTCCTCCAGGACTGGGCCGCAACGCCTGACCCGGCACGCATCGAACTGGTAGACGCGCTGCAACAAGGCCAACTCACGGTCAACGGCCAAACCAAGACCGTGCGCCTGAACAACCGCCTGCGCGGTTTAATCGACAACGTGCAAGCCAGCCAGCAACTGCTCGCCGCCGACCCCAAGGTGCGTCTGGCCGCAGCGCTGACCCTGCAAAAAAGCGCGCAACCTGCGCAGCTCAAATTCCTCGACCAGCAGGTCGCCGCCGAGACCGATGAAGGCGTGCACACCGCCCTGAGCCTGGCGCTGGCCAACCTGCAATTGGTCGACCCCGACCCCGTGGTGCGCCTGGCCGCCGTGCGCTTGCTCGGCAGCACCGGCGACCCGCTGGCCCGCACCCGCCTTGAAGCGTTGCTGGCCCCCGGCGTCGAAACCGATGCTGGCGTACACACCGCCGCAGAAACCAGCCTGGCCCAGGTCAAACGCAAACTGATGTTTGGCGAGATCCTCGGCCAGGCCTTCAGTGGCATGTCCCTGGGTTCGATCCTACTGCTGGCCGCGCTGGGCCTGGCGATTACCTTCGGCCTGCTCGGCGTGATCAACATGGCCCACGGCGAGATGCTGATGCTCGGCGCCTACTCGACCTACATGGTGCAACTGATGATGCAGCGCTACGTGCCGCAGGCCATCGAGTTCTATCCGCTGGTCGCGCTGCCGGTGGCGTTCTTTGTCACCGCCGCCATCGGCATGGCCCTGGAACGCACGGTGATTCGCCACCTCTACGGCCGCCCCCTGGAAACCCTGCTCGCCACTTGGGGCATCAGCCTGATGCTGATCCAGCTCGTGCGCCTGGTGTTCGGCGCGCAGAACGTCGAAGTGGCCAACCCCGAATGGTTGTCCGGCGGTATCCAGGTGCTGCCCAACCTGGTGCTGCCGTACAACCGCATCGTCATCATCGCCTTCGCCTTGTTCGTGGTGGTGCTCACCTGGCTGCTGTTGAACAAGACACGCCTGGGCCTCAACGTGCGTGCCGTCACCCAGAACCGCAACATGGCCGCCTGCTGCGGCGTGCCCACCGGGCGCGTGGACATGCTCGCCTTCGGCCTCGGCTCCGGCATCGCCGGCCTGGGCGGCGTGGCGCTGAGCCAGATCGGCAACGTCGGCCCGGACCTGGGCCAGAGCTACATCATCGATTCGTTCCTGGTGGTGGTGTTGGGCGGCGTCGGCCAGTTGGCCGGTAGCGTCACGGCGGCCTTTGGCCTGGGCATCGCCAACAAGATTCTGGAACCGCAGATCGGCGCCGTGCTCGGCAAGATCCTGATCCTCGCGCTGATCATTCTGTTTATCCAGAAACGCCCGCAGGGACTCTTCGCACTGAAAGGACGGGTGATCGACTGA
- the urtA gene encoding urea ABC transporter substrate-binding protein yields the protein MKRRSLIKAFTLSASIAAMGMTWTVQAAETIKVGILHSLSGTMAISETSLKDMALMTIDEINAKGGVNGKMLEPVVVDPASNWPLFAEKGRQLLTQDKVAVVFGCWTSVSRKSVLPVFEELNGLLFYPVQYEGEEMSPNVFYTGAAPNQQAIPAVEYLMSEEGGSAKRFFLLGTDYVYPRTTNKILRSFLHSKGVADKDIEEVYTPFGHADYQTIVANIKKFSAGGKTAVISTVNGDSNVPFYKELANQGLKATDVPVVAFSVGEEELRGIDTKPLVGNLAAWNYFQSVENPVNQKFVADWKAYAKKHNLPGADKAVTNDPMEATYVGIHMWAQAAEKAKSTDVDKVREALAGQTFAAPSGFTLTMDKTNHHLHKPVMIGEIQADGQFSVVWQTQEPIRAQPWSPYIPGNDKKPDHAVKSN from the coding sequence ATGAAGCGTCGCAGCTTGATCAAGGCTTTCACTTTGTCGGCATCCATTGCCGCCATGGGCATGACCTGGACCGTCCAGGCCGCCGAAACCATCAAAGTCGGTATCCTGCATTCGCTGTCCGGGACCATGGCGATCTCCGAAACGTCCCTCAAAGACATGGCGTTGATGACCATCGATGAAATCAACGCCAAGGGCGGCGTGAACGGCAAGATGTTGGAGCCGGTGGTGGTGGACCCGGCCTCGAACTGGCCGTTGTTCGCCGAAAAGGGCCGGCAACTGCTGACCCAGGACAAGGTCGCCGTGGTGTTCGGCTGCTGGACCTCGGTGTCGCGTAAATCCGTGTTGCCAGTGTTCGAAGAACTCAACGGCCTGCTGTTCTACCCGGTGCAGTACGAAGGCGAAGAGATGTCGCCGAACGTGTTCTACACCGGCGCGGCGCCAAACCAGCAGGCGATCCCGGCCGTGGAATACCTGATGAGCGAAGAAGGCGGCAGCGCCAAGCGCTTCTTCCTGCTGGGCACCGACTACGTGTACCCACGCACCACCAACAAGATCCTGCGCTCGTTCCTGCACTCCAAAGGTGTCGCGGATAAAGACATCGAAGAGGTCTACACCCCGTTCGGCCACGCCGACTACCAGACCATCGTTGCCAACATCAAAAAGTTCTCCGCCGGCGGCAAGACCGCGGTGATCTCCACCGTGAATGGCGACTCCAACGTGCCGTTCTACAAAGAACTGGCCAACCAGGGCCTGAAGGCCACCGACGTGCCGGTGGTGGCATTCTCCGTGGGTGAAGAAGAACTGCGCGGCATCGACACCAAGCCGCTGGTGGGCAACCTCGCCGCCTGGAACTACTTCCAATCGGTGGAAAACCCGGTGAACCAGAAGTTCGTCGCCGACTGGAAAGCCTACGCCAAGAAACACAACCTGCCGGGCGCCGACAAAGCCGTGACCAACGACCCGATGGAAGCCACCTACGTGGGTATCCATATGTGGGCGCAGGCGGCGGAGAAAGCCAAGTCCACCGACGTCGACAAAGTACGTGAAGCCCTGGCCGGCCAGACCTTCGCCGCGCCGTCGGGCTTTACCCTGACCATGGACAAGACCAACCACCACCTGCACAAGCCGGTGATGATCGGTGAGATCCAGGCCGACGGGCAGTTCTCGGTGGTGTGGCAGACCCAGGAGCCGATCCGCGCCCAGCCGTGGAGCCCGTACATTCCTGGCAATGACAAAAAGCCGGATCACGCTGTGAAGAGCAACTAA